The genomic segment TCCGGCGATATCGCAGCCGTATTTGGCGGCCATCTCTTTAATCTGAGCCAGTGCGCGGTGCTGGTCGGCGATTTCTTCGCGCAGGCGGATGGTCTGTTCCAGATCTTCGCCGTTTTCCAGTTTGGTTTGCAGCGACTGGAACTGGGCGAATTTATCTTTCATCAGATAGTCGATACCGTACAGGGCAACACGACGGTAATCGCCGATGATGCGGCCACGGCCGTAAGCGTCGGGCAGACCGGTCAGCACGCCCGCTTTACGATAGCGCAGGATGTCGGGGGTGTAAACATCGAAAACGCCCTGGTTATGGGTTTTACGGTAGTCGGTGAAGATTTTCTTCAGGCCCGGATCCAGCTCGCGATCGTACGCTTTGCAGGAGCTTTCCACCATTTTGATGCCGCCGAACGGAATGATGGCGCGTTTAAGCGGCGCATCGGTTTGCAGGCCGACGATCTTTTCCAGTTTTTTATTGATATAGCCGGCGTCATGGGAGGTAATGGTGGTGGCGACATCGGTATCAAAATCGACCGGCGCATGAGTGCGGTTCTCGATTTTGATCCCTTCCATCACTTTTTCCCACAGCGACGTCGTGGCGGCGCTGGCGCCCGCCAGGAAAGCTTCGTCGCCTTCATAGGGAGTGTAGTTTTTTTGGATGAAGTCACGCACGTTGACTTCTTTCTGCCAGTCGCCTGCGGCAAAACCTTCCCAGGCCGTGGACAGTTTGTTATTCAGATCGGTCATTATACACCTACCTTCTAATGTGGATTTCGACAATCCGGCTTTGGCGGCACAACTTAGTGCTGGTTGTCACCGTGCAGATAAATTACCTAATACGTTAACCCTACCAGTAAACCACCGCCGATAATGTTGCCGATCGTAACCGGAATCAGATTGTCGGTGATGAAATTGGCGACCGTCAGGTTGGAGAACTGCTCCGGCGCCGTCCCAATGGCCTGCCAGAACGCTGGCGGGGCAAAATTCTTGATAACGATCCCCGTCGGAATCATAAACATGTTGGCGATGCTATGCTCAAACCCGCTAGCGACAAACATCGTGACCGGCATAATCATGGCGAACATTTTATCGAACATGCTGCGACCGGAATAACTGGTCCAGACCGCCAGGCAAACCATCAAGTTTGCGAGAATACCGAGGCAGACCGCCTCAACAAAGGTGTGATGCATTTTATGATCGGCGGTCTGCAATACGTTCAGACCCCAGGCGCCGTTGGCGACCATATGCTGACCCGCAAACCAGATGAGGGCCACAAATAGACAGTGCGCCTATCAGGTTGCCGATATAAACATTGATCCAGTTACGCACCAGCTGCGCCCAACTAATACGGCCGCTAGCCCGGGCCACGACAATCAGTACCGACGAGGGGCTTTGTTGAATAAATCGAACTTTTAGGTGACTGGCGGCTCTGATCACTACATTCGTTTCAACATCAGGTCCCCATGGCAAAGCAAAAGTTTAAAATTACCAACTGGCCCGCATATAACAATGCGCTCAGGCAGCGGGGGGACCTGACAGTATGGCTTGATGAGTCAGCCATTGCTGCATGGACTGAGAGTACACCACCTGAACATCGTGGCCGGCCGCTTCACTACACCGATATGGCCATTACCACGGTTCTGATGATAAAGCGCGTGTTTAACCTTTCGCTCCGGGCGTTACAGGGTTTCGTTGACTCGATTTTTAAACTGATGGGGCTGTCGCTGCGCTGCTCAGATTACTCTCTGGTCAGCCGGCGAGCAAAAACCGTCGACATCAGCATAAAAACGCCAACCCGCGGCGAAATCTCACACCTGGTCATCGATGGCACCGGCCTGAAAGTCTTCGGCGAAGGCGAATGGAAAGTCAGGCAGCATGGGGCTGAGAGGCGCAGAGTATGGCGCAAGCTTCATCTGGCAAGTAGATAGCGTGACACATGAAATTATCTGTGCCGATTTATCGCTAAGCGGTACGACAGATGCGCAGGCGCTGCTCGGGCTGATTAACCAAACCCACCGGAAAATCAGGGAAGCGTCGGCTGACAGTGCTTACGATACGCGTTACTGTCATGATGCTCTGCTGAGGAAAAAAATAAAGCCGCTTATCCCACCGCGAAGTGGTGCGCAATATTGGCCAGCTCGATACCATGAGCGTAACCATGCGGTGGCAAATCAGCATCTGAGCGGCAATAACGATACCTGGAAAAAGAAAGTAGGTTATCACCGGTGTTCACTGGCTGAAACGGCCATGTTCCGGTTTAAAACACTTCTGGGTGGTCATCTGAGTCAGCATGACGCTTTGTTGAATAAATCCTTAATTTTTGACGACTTCCTCCCTATCAGGGCGATTGTTACATGATGCGGACGCTGTTTGGCATTCCTAACAACGTGATCCGGTTAAGCGCTTTGACCATTGCCATAGCCTCACCTACCTGCGCGTCATAGTCATGCAGACTCAGATGACCACCCAGAAGTGTTTTAAACCGGAACATGGCCGTTTCAGCCAGTGAACACCGGTGATAACCTACTTTCTTTTTCCAGAGCCTGTTTAGAAATTTGTGTATTTGCCTGATTTTGATATGTTCAATCCAACATCAAAAACAGGTTAATTTATGGACGAAAAACAGTTGCAGGCTCTGGCTAACGAACTGGCCAAAAATCTCAAAACCCCTGAAGATCTCAGTCACTTCGATCGGCTGCTGAAAAAAATCAGCGTCGAAGCAGCTCTCAATGCCGAAATGACCCATCACCTCGGCTACGATAAAAATCAGCCTAAACCGGGGACCAACGCCCGCAACGGCTATTCCACAAAAACCGTTACCACTGGCGATGGCCCGCTGGCGCTGCGTACTCCGCGCGATCGTGACGGTTCCTTTGAACCGCAACTGGTGAAGAAGAACCAGACCCGGATTACCGGGATGGATAACCAGATTTTATCGTTGTACGCCAAAGGGATGACCACCCGCGAGATCGCCGCCGCGTTCAAAGAGCTGTATGACGCCGATGTCTCGCCGGCGCTGGTCTCAAAGGTCACCGATGCGGTCATGGAGCAGGTTGTCGAATGGCAAAACCGGCCTCTGGATGCAGTCTATCCCATTGTTTATCTTGACTGTATCGTTCTAAAAGTCCGGCAGGACAGCCGCATCATCAACAAATCTGTGTTCCTGGCGCTGGGCATCAACATCGAAGGCCAGAAAGAGTTGCTAGGTATGTGGCTGGCCGAAAATGAAGGCGCAAAGTTCTGGCTGAACGTGCTGACAGAGCTGAAAAACCGCGGCCTGAACGATATCCTTATCGCCTGCGTAGACGGGCTGAAAGGTTTCCCTGACGCTATTAACGCGGTGTATCCGGAGGCGCGGCTCCAGCTGTGTATCGTACATATGGTGCGCAACAGCCTGCGGTTCGTCTCCTGGAAGGACTACAAGGCCGTCACCCGCGACCTGAAAGCTATCTATCAGGCCCCTACGGAAGAAGCCGGCTTGCAGGCGCTGGAAGCGTTCTCCAGTGCCTGGGACATCCGCTACCCGCAAATAAGTCGAAGCTGGCAGGCAAACTGGGCCAATCTGGCCACGTTCTTTGCCTACCCAACGGACAT from the Candidatus Sodalis pierantonius str. SOPE genome contains:
- a CDS encoding IS256-like element ISSoEn2 family transposase, which produces MDEKQLQALANELAKNLKTPEDLSHFDRLLKKISVEAALNAEMTHHLGYDKNQPKPGTNARNGYSTKTVTTGDGPLALRTPRDRDGSFEPQLVKKNQTRITGMDNQILSLYAKGMTTREIAAAFKELYDADVSPALVSKVTDAVMEQVVEWQNRPLDAVYPIVYLDCIVLKVRQDSRIINKSVFLALGINIEGQKELLGMWLAENEGAKFWLNVLTELKNRGLNDILIACVDGLKGFPDAINAVYPEARLQLCIVHMVRNSLRFVSWKDYKAVTRDLKAIYQAPTEEAGLQALEAFSSAWDIRYPQISRSWQANWANLATFFAYPTDIRKVIYTTNAIESLNSVIRHAIKKRKVFPTDDAVKKVVWLAIQAASQKWTMPLRDWRMAMSRFIIEFGDRLDGHF